From Paenibacillus sp. V4I7, one genomic window encodes:
- a CDS encoding adenine deaminase C-terminal domain-containing protein produces the protein MHVDLLIENVRIYNSYFKTFIQGNAAILDGRFLYIGERAADSFEAAEHLDGQGRYMIPGLIDIHLHIESTMVTPETFSYGLIRNGVTTIVPEPHEIANVFGLDGVKEFIKASQHCVADMFYAIPSSVPATSMETTGGAIEIEDLDELLRTERIICLGEIMNYVDVITDPDCKTNHILNHIRSHYPHLIIEGHVPKLLDLDLHRMIYSGVDSDHTHQSIEGMEARIAAGMFIEIQEKSMTPEVIAYLMEHEVSEHFCFVTDDVMADSFEGRGHLNHLVRKAIGMGMKPEQAIYASTLSPAKRMRMYDRGVIAPGKIGDFQLISNLEQLTIDQVYKHGRKVYDVREPYEPTVHSPAFPAHYYQSVHMAPLTESDFYMETEVADGRYACRTMMVKDGSTFTEEHHAQVEARQGMLNWQESGYGLIATFERYGKNGNRAYGLIGGDTIKRGAIATTYSHDNHNMLVVGHNPVDMMIAANEVIKNQGGFSVVENGKVIASLELPVGGILTEVPLEQVAKEVEQLRKAMESLGYSHYNPIMSISTHSLPVSPALKITDFGLIDVNEGKVVPLIIHS, from the coding sequence ATGCATGTAGATTTACTGATTGAAAATGTACGAATTTATAATAGTTATTTTAAAACATTCATCCAAGGTAATGCAGCGATCTTGGATGGAAGGTTTCTATATATCGGGGAACGGGCTGCCGATAGCTTCGAAGCGGCCGAGCACTTGGACGGACAAGGACGTTATATGATTCCCGGCCTCATTGATATTCATCTGCATATCGAAAGCACGATGGTCACGCCGGAGACATTCTCCTACGGACTCATTCGCAACGGCGTTACAACCATCGTTCCAGAGCCTCATGAGATTGCCAATGTCTTCGGACTTGACGGGGTGAAGGAATTCATTAAAGCTAGCCAGCATTGTGTGGCGGACATGTTCTACGCCATCCCGAGTTCGGTTCCTGCTACTTCGATGGAAACGACCGGAGGAGCGATTGAAATCGAAGATTTGGACGAACTGCTTCGTACGGAACGAATCATTTGTTTAGGCGAAATCATGAACTACGTAGACGTCATAACGGATCCCGATTGCAAGACGAATCACATTTTAAATCATATCCGCAGTCATTATCCTCATCTTATTATTGAAGGGCATGTTCCCAAACTGCTGGATTTGGATTTGCACCGAATGATCTATAGCGGGGTAGATTCCGATCATACACATCAATCGATCGAAGGCATGGAAGCACGAATCGCTGCGGGTATGTTTATTGAAATTCAAGAAAAATCGATGACGCCTGAAGTGATAGCGTATTTGATGGAGCATGAGGTATCTGAGCATTTTTGTTTTGTAACTGATGATGTGATGGCAGATTCCTTCGAAGGTCGGGGACACTTGAATCACCTTGTGCGTAAAGCGATTGGGATGGGCATGAAACCTGAGCAGGCGATTTATGCCAGTACGCTTTCTCCAGCCAAAAGAATGCGAATGTATGATCGCGGCGTTATTGCGCCAGGTAAAATTGGCGATTTTCAACTGATATCCAATTTGGAGCAGCTGACAATCGATCAAGTGTACAAGCATGGCCGCAAGGTCTACGATGTGCGTGAACCGTATGAGCCGACCGTCCATTCACCCGCCTTTCCAGCGCACTATTATCAAAGTGTTCATATGGCGCCGTTAACAGAATCGGATTTCTATATGGAAACAGAAGTCGCTGATGGTCGGTATGCCTGCCGAACGATGATGGTGAAGGATGGCTCCACGTTTACAGAGGAGCATCACGCCCAGGTGGAAGCTCGTCAAGGGATGCTTAACTGGCAGGAAAGCGGCTATGGACTGATTGCTACGTTTGAACGCTACGGGAAAAACGGGAATCGTGCTTATGGTTTAATCGGTGGCGATACAATCAAGCGTGGCGCCATAGCAACGACTTATTCCCACGATAACCATAACATGCTCGTTGTCGGGCACAATCCTGTCGATATGATGATCGCGGCTAATGAGGTCATCAAGAATCAAGGGGGCTTTAGTGTTGTTGAGAACGGCAAGGTGATCGCTAGTCTTGAGCTGCCTGTCGGCGGTATTTTAACAGAAGTCCCTTTGGAGCAAGTCGCGAAGGAAGTTGAGCAGCTGCGCAAGGCCATGGAATCGTTAGGCTACAGCCATTATAATCCGATCATGTCCATTAGCACGCATTCTTTACCTGTTAGTCCTGCACTGAAAATAACGGATTTTGGTTTAATTGATGTGAATGAGGGAAAAGTTGTGCCTCTAATCATACACAGTTAA
- a CDS encoding ABC transporter ATP-binding protein: MALLSLENISVAYDQQYILQDFNLSVEKGSLISLLGPSGCGKTTTLRLIAGFIEARAGKFSLNGKDYTHVPVNKRNFGFVFQSYALFPHLSIYDNVAFGLRLRKVSGAEIDRRVRNILDIVSLSGFEKRFPKELSGGQRQRVAIARALVIEPELLLFDEPLSNLDANLRINMRVEIRRIQQELGITTVYVSHDQEECFSISDQVAIMNKGIIEQLGAPAAIFKYPKTEFVARFIGFTNFITFDSRFDGNEEIALKVKDYMFAVTKHPSKGEQLGKQGAIRPDDVVIGMPDEIAVGANRLTGQVKVSTFLGRSYQYVVETELGNFTVNKEMELPYLNGQEVRLLFPSEKLVLVE, translated from the coding sequence ATGGCATTGCTATCACTGGAAAATATTTCGGTTGCCTATGACCAGCAATATATTCTGCAGGACTTCAACCTAAGTGTTGAAAAAGGAAGTCTGATCTCGCTGCTCGGTCCAAGTGGATGCGGGAAAACGACGACTCTACGGCTAATCGCGGGATTTATAGAGGCGAGGGCAGGTAAATTTTCACTAAACGGAAAAGATTATACGCACGTTCCCGTCAACAAACGGAACTTTGGATTCGTGTTTCAGAGCTATGCTTTGTTTCCGCACTTATCCATTTATGACAATGTAGCTTTCGGTCTGCGTCTTCGGAAAGTGAGTGGGGCAGAGATCGATCGGCGAGTCAGAAACATCCTCGATATCGTAAGTCTGTCCGGCTTCGAAAAGCGGTTTCCGAAGGAACTCTCAGGCGGCCAAAGACAGCGGGTCGCAATTGCCAGGGCACTTGTGATCGAGCCGGAATTGCTGCTCTTCGACGAACCGCTAAGCAATTTGGACGCTAATCTGCGCATTAATATGCGGGTGGAGATCCGACGCATTCAGCAGGAGCTCGGTATTACTACTGTCTATGTATCGCATGATCAGGAAGAGTGCTTCTCCATCTCCGATCAAGTTGCCATTATGAATAAAGGCATCATTGAACAGCTTGGCGCTCCAGCGGCGATATTTAAATATCCAAAAACGGAGTTTGTGGCTCGGTTTATTGGCTTTACGAATTTTATTACCTTCGATTCCAGGTTCGATGGAAATGAAGAGATTGCGTTGAAGGTGAAAGACTATATGTTCGCCGTTACGAAGCATCCAAGCAAAGGAGAACAGCTTGGCAAGCAAGGGGCTATTCGTCCGGATGATGTTGTGATTGGAATGCCTGATGAAATCGCGGTAGGAGCGAATCGATTGACAGGTCAAGTCAAAGTCAGCACCTTCCTTGGAAGAAGCTATCAATACGTTGTTGAGACGGAGCTGGGGAATTTCACAGTGAATAAAGAAATGGAACTTCCTTACCTGAATGGTCAAGAGGTCCGGCTTCTTTTTCCTAGCGAGAAATTAGTTCTAGTTGAGTAA